From a region of the Gossypium raimondii isolate GPD5lz chromosome 10, ASM2569854v1, whole genome shotgun sequence genome:
- the LOC105778073 gene encoding 60S ribosomal protein L7-1: MMTEEEGQPLPYVSEIVLKKRKIRDELAITRRTQLELGKYGAKKSKKQSDVSDIKRPEQFIKEFRDKELDLIRMKQRAKRPKSMIPKLRSNLLFVIRLQGKNDMHPKTRKILYNLGLRKLFSGVFVKATEGVMEMLQKVEPYVTYGYPNLKNMKELIYKKGYARIDKKAVPLTDNNIIEQTLGKHGIICIEDIVHEIANVGPHFKEVIHFMGPLMLSKPEDGLIKGKKQPYKEGGDAGNRGDEINDLISKMN; the protein is encoded by the exons ATGATGACGGAAGAGGAAGGACAGCCGTTACCATATGTATCGGAGATAGTgttgaagaaaaggaaaataagagaTGAGTTAGCTATTACGAGGAGGACCCAGTTGGAGTTGGGTAAATACGGAGCGAAGAAAAGCAAGAAGCAATCTGATGTTTCCGACATCAAAAGACCCGAACAATTCATTAAAGAGTTCAGAGACAAG GAATTGGACCTGATCAGAATGAAACAGAGGGCAAAGAGGCCAAAATCGATGATACCAAAACTGAGATCGAACTTGCTTTTTGTTATCCGTTTACAAGG CAAAAATGATATGCATCCGAAAACTAGGAAGATCCTATACAATCTGGGATTGAGGAAACTTTTTAGTGGTGTCTTTGTGAAGGCAACTGAGGGTGTGATGGAAATGCTACAAAAGGTGGAGCCCTATGTTACATATGG ATATCCTAATCTTAAGAACATGAAAGAGCTGATTTACAAGAAGGGCTATGCAAGGATCGACAAGAAAGCGGTTCCTCTGACTGATAATAATATCATCGAACAG ACATTGGGAAAGCATGGAATCATATGCATAGAAGATATTGTGCACGAAATCGCTAATGTCGGTCCACATTTCAAGGAGGTTATTCATTTTATGGGACCCCTTATGCTGAGCAAACCAGAAGATGGATTAATCAAAGGGAAGAAACAGCCGTACAAAGAAGGCGGAGATGCCGGTAACCGCGGAGACGAAATCAATGACCTAATCAGTAAGATGAATTAG
- the LOC105778430 gene encoding two-component response regulator ORR10: MGMAIDRDDTQFHVLAVDDSLIDRKLIERLLKTSSFQVTAVDSGSKALEFLGLNNNDADDDEEDEQRDSNTESVSSDEDQDHQDLGLGVNLIITDYCMPGMTGYDLLKKIKKSSSFKDIPVVIMSSENIPSRINRCLEDGAEEFFLKPVQLSDVNKLRPHLMKGRSKDIDSSHKTTSTRLITSGN, translated from the exons ATGGGTATGGCTATTGATCGTGATGACACCCAGTTTCATGTTCTTGCTGTTGATGATAGTCTCATTGATAGGAAGCTCATTGAAAGGCTCCTCAAGACTTCCTCTTTTCAAG TTACTGCTGTGGATTCTGGAAGTAAAGCATTGGAGTTTCTTGGATTGAATAATAATGatgctgatgatgatgaagaagatgaacaaaGGGATTCAAACACTGAATCTGTTTCGTCTGATGAAGATCAAGATCATCAAGATTTGGGATTGGGGGTGAATTTGATTATCACTGATTATTGTATGCCTGGGATGACTGGCTATGATCTTTTGAAAAAGAtcaaaaaatcatcatctttcaaAGACATACCAGTTGTCATCATGTCTTCTGAGAATATCCCATCGAGAATCAACAGATGTTTGGAAGATGGAGCTGaagaattctttttgaaacCAGTTCAATTATCTGATGTAAACAAGCTCAGGCCTCACCTGATGAAAGGAAGATCCAAAGACATTGACTCCTCTCATAAAACAACATCCACTCGTTTGATTACCTCTGGGAActaa